From the Manihot esculenta cultivar AM560-2 chromosome 3, M.esculenta_v8, whole genome shotgun sequence genome, one window contains:
- the LOC122723312 gene encoding uncharacterized protein Mb2253c-like — MHIQREQRGSSSGIAGNEREGEPHPEFNWKLYVDGASGTEGSGAGIMLKGPEDFKVCYALRLEFKASNNVAEYEALINGMLVALEVGVTDLEINSDSQLVINQVTGMYQARDPIMQIYLAKVKTLEAELTSRGLTIRFQRIPREENEEADLLSRLSKEELE; from the coding sequence atgcacaTTCAACGGGAGCAGAGAGGATCATCCTCAGGGATAGCAGGAAATGAACGTGAGGGGGAGCCTCATCCAGAATTTAactggaagttgtatgtagaTGGAGCATCAGGCACTGAGGGCAGTGGTgctggaataatgcttaaggggccagagGATTTTAAGGTATGTTACGCCTTACGTCTAGAGTTCAAAGCCTCGAATAATgtggcagaatatgaagccctgataAATGGGATGTTGGTGGCACTGGAAGTGGGAGTAACCGATCTCGAGATAAACagcgactctcagctggtgatcaaccaagtAACAGGGATGTATCAGGCTAGAGATCCCATTATGCAGATTTACCTGGCTAAAGTAAAAActttagaagccgagctcacaagTCGAGGATTAACCATCAGATTTCAAAGGATAccccgagaggaaaatgaggaagcagatctgCTTAGCCGATTATCCAAAGAAGAATTGGAATAG